From a single Parambassis ranga chromosome 2, fParRan2.1, whole genome shotgun sequence genomic region:
- the ndufa12 gene encoding NADH dehydrogenase [ubiquinone] 1 alpha subcomplex subunit 12 encodes MAEYANIVRRAFGQIGGHGGVRGFLLQLFRVNDVKTGTLVGVDKYGNKYYEDNKHYFFGRHRWVIYTTEMNGKRTLWEVDASMVPAEWHRWLHCMTDDPPTTHPPEPKKFLAEIHQFNVSGSAQQYVPYPTTRKKIHEWVPPQAGAK; translated from the exons ATGGCGGAGTATGCGAACATCGTCCGAAGGGCTTTCGGACAAATAGGAGGTCATGGTGGAGTGCGaggttttcttcttcagctctTCAG AGTGAATGACGTGAAAACAGGCACTTTGGTTGGTGTGGATAAATATGGAAACAAATACTATGAGGACAACAAACATTACTTCTTTG GACGTCACCGTTGGGTGATCTACACCACAGAGATGAACGGGAAGCGAACCTTGTGGGAGGTGGACGCCAGCATGGTGCCAGCTGAATG GCATCGCTGGCTGCACTGTATGACAGACGACCCCCCCACCACACATCCCCCCGAGCCCAAGAAGTTCCTGGCTGAGATCCACCAGTTCAATGTTAGCGGCAGCGCGCAGCAGTATGTGCCATACCCCACCACCCGCAAGAAGATCCACGAGTGGGTTCCCCCACAGGCCGGAGCCAAGTGA